The Pontibacter pudoricolor genome contains a region encoding:
- a CDS encoding MerR family transcriptional regulator — MAQYTIKELEHLSGIKAHTIRIWEQRYNILCPKRTETNIRYYDDKDLKTLLNVSLLNEKGYKISKIAQMQPDQVIQKVQQLCEIPGECSQHINNMMSAMLDLDEEAFDKAISTVALQLGFAEAMNRLVYPFLHKIGILWQTGNITPAHEHFVSNLIRQKLIVAIDGQVVRRKPDTPSYLLYLPEGELHELALLYMNYVVRSKNRHVIYMGQNLPFSDLELTYALTNPQYICTVLTSVPDRDQVQKYLYKLSEAFPEATIYIYGMLVQHEQLVFPGNVKRLACMREFTELFS, encoded by the coding sequence GTGGCGCAGTACACCATTAAAGAACTGGAACATCTTTCGGGCATCAAAGCCCATACCATCCGGATTTGGGAGCAGCGGTATAATATCCTGTGCCCCAAACGTACGGAGACAAACATCAGATACTACGATGACAAGGATCTGAAAACACTTTTGAATGTATCGTTGCTGAACGAGAAAGGCTATAAGATTTCCAAAATAGCCCAGATGCAGCCTGATCAGGTAATTCAGAAAGTGCAGCAGCTTTGTGAGATTCCTGGAGAGTGCTCCCAGCACATCAACAACATGATGTCGGCTATGCTGGACCTGGACGAAGAAGCGTTTGATAAGGCCATATCCACTGTAGCATTACAACTGGGTTTTGCCGAAGCTATGAATCGCCTGGTCTATCCTTTCCTGCATAAGATCGGGATACTCTGGCAAACCGGTAACATAACGCCGGCACACGAGCACTTTGTAAGCAACCTGATCCGCCAGAAACTTATAGTTGCCATTGATGGACAGGTAGTAAGGAGAAAACCTGACACACCATCTTACCTTTTATACTTGCCTGAAGGCGAACTGCACGAGTTGGCATTGCTGTATATGAACTATGTGGTCCGGTCAAAGAACCGGCACGTAATTTATATGGGACAAAATCTGCCCTTCAGCGATCTGGAGTTAACCTACGCCTTAACTAATCCGCAATATATCTGTACGGTACTCACGTCTGTTCCGGATCGTGACCAGGTGCAGAAATACCTTTACAAACTTTCGGAGGCTTTTCCGGAGGCGACCATTTACATATATGGTATGCTGGTACAGCATGAGCAGTTGGTGTTCCCTGGAAATGTGAAACGACTGGCCTGCATGCGCGAATTTACAGAGCTCTTTAGCTAA
- a CDS encoding sterol desaturase family protein: protein MEVVAWVMHKYVLHGFLWFLHKSHHTRHNHAFELNDLFFAWYGTLAMLFFIFGSEPLGYRFWIGAGITLYGVAYFLIHDVFIHRRIKAFGRTSNVYLKALNMAHKVHHKTSGKYGSEAFGMLWVSPRYFKAASEVVNKKDKRGAVHH from the coding sequence ATGGAAGTTGTGGCATGGGTGATGCACAAATACGTACTACATGGTTTTTTATGGTTCCTGCATAAGTCGCACCACACCCGGCACAACCATGCATTTGAGCTAAACGACCTGTTTTTTGCCTGGTATGGCACACTGGCCATGCTGTTCTTTATTTTTGGCAGCGAGCCGTTGGGTTACAGGTTCTGGATAGGAGCGGGCATTACCTTATATGGGGTTGCTTACTTTCTGATTCATGATGTATTTATTCACAGGCGCATAAAAGCGTTTGGGCGTACGTCTAATGTTTATCTAAAAGCATTAAACATGGCGCACAAGGTACATCATAAAACATCCGGAAAATATGGCTCAGAAGCGTTTGGGATGTTGTGGGTGTCGCCGAGGTATTTTAAGGCAGCAAGTGAAGTAGTTAATAAAAAGGATAAACGTGGCGCAGTACACCATTAA
- a CDS encoding enoyl-CoA hydratase/isomerase family protein, with product MDFVHYEVHDRVGYVTLARAEKRNALNYEVVSELKQAFAYAEEDDACKVIVLRAEGKVFCAGADLEYIQKLQDNDYHENLADSTHLMELFRLIYTLKKVVIAQIHGHAIAGGCGLAAICDFGFAVPEAKFGYTEVKIGFIPAIVKVFLLRKIGESRAKQLLLTGDLVSAAEAEKYGLVNYVVPAEELEQRVFAFAQKLCVENSKQSMEVTKEMIARVQEMSLEGGLQYAAEMNAVARSSEDCQRGIAAFLNKEPINW from the coding sequence ATGGACTTTGTGCATTATGAAGTTCACGATAGAGTAGGTTATGTCACCCTGGCAAGAGCTGAAAAAAGAAACGCCCTGAACTACGAAGTAGTGTCGGAGCTGAAGCAGGCTTTTGCTTATGCCGAAGAAGATGACGCCTGCAAGGTAATCGTGCTGCGTGCCGAAGGGAAAGTGTTTTGCGCGGGCGCTGACTTAGAATATATTCAGAAACTGCAGGACAATGACTACCACGAAAATCTGGCCGACTCCACGCATTTAATGGAGCTTTTCAGACTGATCTATACCCTGAAAAAAGTAGTTATTGCCCAGATACACGGACATGCTATTGCCGGCGGATGCGGGCTGGCTGCGATCTGCGATTTTGGGTTTGCAGTGCCGGAAGCGAAGTTTGGCTACACCGAAGTAAAAATCGGGTTTATACCTGCTATAGTTAAGGTGTTTCTGTTGCGCAAAATAGGAGAGTCCAGAGCCAAACAACTTTTATTGACCGGTGATCTTGTTTCAGCTGCTGAGGCAGAAAAATATGGCTTGGTAAACTATGTGGTACCAGCCGAAGAACTGGAGCAACGAGTGTTTGCATTTGCACAGAAACTATGCGTAGAGAACTCCAAACAATCTATGGAAGTAACTAAGGAGATGATCGCGCGGGTGCAGGAAATGAGCCTGGAAGGTGGTTTGCAATATGCGGCCGAGATGAATGCCGTCGCCCGTAGCTCTGAAGATTGCCAGCGTGGTATTGCTGCTTTTCTTAACAAAGAACCTATCAATTGGTAA
- a CDS encoding TetR/AcrR family transcriptional regulator — MSRKEQIEQTATALFKNRGFSATSMRDLANQLGIEAASIYSHIKSKEEILQRVCFRMANEFFEAIDQADVCSASASERLQAAITAHVKVLAKNTEASAVFLHEWRHLSEPHHAEFLALRNRYEEHFREIVREGIKAGEFKVPDEKFAVLTILSGLNWIHTWYKPEGKMNAEEIAANLATMLLNGLKQT; from the coding sequence TTGAGCAGAAAAGAACAAATAGAGCAAACCGCTACGGCACTGTTTAAAAACAGGGGCTTTTCGGCTACGTCTATGCGCGACCTGGCAAACCAGCTGGGTATCGAAGCTGCCAGTATTTACTCTCATATTAAGTCAAAAGAAGAGATTCTGCAGCGGGTGTGTTTCCGGATGGCCAATGAGTTTTTTGAAGCTATTGACCAGGCTGATGTATGCAGTGCTTCTGCTTCTGAACGACTACAGGCGGCCATTACAGCGCACGTCAAAGTATTAGCTAAGAATACGGAAGCATCGGCAGTGTTTCTGCACGAGTGGCGCCACTTAAGCGAGCCGCACCATGCTGAGTTCTTAGCACTGCGTAACCGTTACGAAGAACACTTTAGAGAAATAGTTCGTGAAGGCATTAAAGCCGGCGAGTTTAAAGTGCCTGATGAGAAATTTGCTGTTTTAACGATACTTTCCGGGCTGAACTGGATACACACCTGGTACAAGCCGGAAGGAAAAATGAACGCTGAAGAAATTGCCGCTAACCTGGCAACTATGCTACTAAACGGACTGAAACAAACTTAA
- the paaA gene encoding 1,2-phenylacetyl-CoA epoxidase subunit PaaA, producing the protein MYGGGNVFEATKFDDVQTEDPAKLEEFEARIARGEKIEPTDWMPELYRKQLIRMIEQHAHSEIIGALPEGTWITRAPGFRRKMAQMAKVQDEVGHAQLLYSAAETLGKSREQMLTDLINGKSKYSNVFNYPAFTWADSNIISWLIDAGAIVNQMANAKGSYGPYSRALERICAEEAFHLKYGHDAVVHMATGSPKQREMIQAALNRWWPPIMTFFGPSDKMSTHTETLMRWKVKMASNDECRQQFLDMYVPKIWELGLTVPDPNLKKNMETGQWEFTEPDWDEFKRVINGDGPCNAERLAVRRTAEERGAWVRRALLNPKAKYVRPLA; encoded by the coding sequence ATGTACGGAGGAGGAAACGTTTTTGAAGCGACTAAATTCGATGATGTGCAGACAGAAGATCCTGCAAAATTAGAAGAATTTGAAGCACGCATTGCCCGCGGAGAGAAGATCGAACCAACCGATTGGATGCCCGAACTTTACCGCAAGCAGCTGATCCGCATGATCGAGCAGCACGCGCACTCAGAAATTATCGGTGCATTGCCGGAAGGCACCTGGATCACCCGGGCCCCCGGCTTCCGTCGTAAGATGGCGCAGATGGCAAAGGTGCAGGACGAAGTAGGCCACGCACAACTACTATACTCAGCTGCCGAAACGCTGGGCAAGTCGCGTGAGCAAATGCTGACTGACCTGATCAACGGTAAATCAAAATATTCGAACGTATTCAACTACCCTGCCTTTACCTGGGCAGACTCTAATATTATTTCCTGGCTGATTGATGCAGGTGCTATAGTTAACCAGATGGCGAATGCCAAAGGTAGTTACGGTCCTTACTCACGTGCTTTGGAGCGTATCTGCGCCGAAGAAGCATTCCACCTGAAGTATGGCCACGATGCCGTGGTGCATATGGCAACAGGCTCACCAAAGCAGCGCGAAATGATACAGGCTGCACTTAACCGTTGGTGGCCACCGATCATGACCTTCTTTGGCCCATCAGATAAAATGAGTACGCACACCGAAACACTGATGCGCTGGAAAGTGAAGATGGCTTCTAATGACGAATGCCGTCAGCAGTTTCTGGATATGTATGTGCCTAAGATCTGGGAGCTTGGCTTAACTGTTCCGGATCCGAATCTTAAGAAGAATATGGAAACCGGCCAGTGGGAATTCACGGAGCCGGATTGGGATGAGTTCAAGCGTGTGATCAACGGTGATGGCCCTTGCAACGCCGAGCGCCTTGCGGTACGCCGCACTGCTGAAGAACGTGGTGCCTGGGTACGCAGAGCCCTGCTAAACCCGAAAGCAAAATACGTTCGTCCATTGGCATAG
- a CDS encoding phenylacetic acid degradation b produces MSLTSLDPRVTRLNLPEGEVPAMEPKPELDQFETYEAFHQKKEGTAYTYVGPVHAPNEDVAFLFAKEQYSRRFACTGLWIARTENIQVTPYGNDNENVYDTIQFEEPVLRSEQPEPYEIFHLKKRGKAHAHAGRVMATSYQEALQEAKQQLGEKGPIVNVWVVKSKDVLQSAEEDKDMWTTIPEKKYREAIAYKVMDKITKYKEENKPTTAQ; encoded by the coding sequence ATGTCTCTGACATCCCTAGACCCAAGAGTAACAAGATTGAACCTGCCAGAAGGCGAAGTTCCTGCGATGGAGCCAAAGCCGGAGCTGGATCAGTTTGAAACATACGAAGCCTTCCATCAGAAGAAAGAAGGTACTGCTTATACTTACGTTGGCCCGGTTCATGCGCCTAACGAAGACGTGGCTTTCCTGTTTGCAAAAGAGCAGTATAGCCGCCGCTTTGCCTGCACCGGCCTTTGGATCGCGCGCACCGAAAACATCCAGGTTACGCCTTACGGTAATGATAACGAGAATGTGTACGACACTATCCAGTTTGAAGAACCTGTTTTACGTTCTGAGCAACCTGAACCATATGAAATCTTCCATCTGAAAAAGCGTGGAAAAGCGCATGCACATGCCGGCCGTGTAATGGCAACATCTTACCAGGAAGCACTTCAGGAAGCAAAACAACAATTAGGAGAGAAAGGCCCTATCGTAAATGTGTGGGTAGTTAAGTCGAAAGATGTGCTGCAGTCTGCAGAAGAGGATAAGGATATGTGGACCACTATTCCGGAGAAGAAATACCGCGAAGCCATTGCCTACAAAGTAATGGACAAGATTACGAAGTATAAAGAAGAGAATAAACCTACAACTGCGCAATAA